The following are encoded together in the Thalassolituus oleivorans MIL-1 genome:
- the pilB gene encoding type IV-A pilus assembly ATPase PilB, with protein sequence MALLTGLPRRLVEQQLLNQAQAEEILASCKKEKQSFVTLAVAKKLVKAKELAVLASEEFGLPLLDLAAFDGELMPKELVSSELIDKHRVLPLFVRGNRLFVAQSDPSQMIAIDEIKFNTGMTVEAILVEEDKLSVAVDRFLSANDNTLGDLDSALDDIDLDDPNARDKEDEQNSNAGGDDAPIVRFVNKILLDAIKSGASDVHFEPYEKRYRVRYRTDGILLEVSSPPVNLAGKIAARLKVMSQMDISERRLPQDGRIKMKLSKTKAIDFRVNTLPTLWGEKIVLRILDPSSAKLGIDALGYEPEQKDLYLSALAKPQGMILVTGPTGSGKTVSLYTGLNILNVEGTNISTAEDPVEINLEGINQVNVNARVGLDFAAALRSFLRQDPDVVMVGEIRDLETAQIAIKAAQTGHLVLSTLHTNSAAETLTRLANMGVPSFNIATSVSLIIAQRLARRLCVHCKVPAEIPEHTLKEVGFTDELLADAEIFKPVGCEHCNHGYKGRVGIYEVVRVTDSISRIIMEGGNSIEISDAARKEGFADLRTSALKKVAQGVTSLEEANRVTTD encoded by the coding sequence ATGGCGTTATTGACCGGCCTCCCTCGTCGTCTCGTTGAGCAACAACTTCTCAACCAAGCGCAAGCCGAAGAAATACTCGCCAGTTGTAAAAAAGAAAAACAAAGTTTTGTCACACTGGCCGTTGCCAAAAAGTTAGTAAAAGCGAAAGAGCTTGCGGTGTTAGCGTCCGAAGAATTCGGCTTACCGCTATTAGACCTAGCAGCATTTGACGGCGAATTGATGCCAAAAGAACTGGTCAGCTCGGAACTCATCGACAAGCACCGTGTGCTACCACTATTTGTTCGCGGTAACCGATTATTTGTAGCGCAAAGCGATCCATCGCAAATGATCGCTATCGACGAAATCAAGTTCAATACTGGCATGACGGTAGAAGCGATACTCGTTGAAGAAGATAAACTCAGCGTTGCCGTTGATCGTTTTCTATCCGCCAACGACAATACCTTGGGCGATCTCGATAGCGCGCTCGACGACATTGATTTAGATGACCCGAACGCCCGAGACAAAGAGGATGAACAAAATAGCAACGCCGGAGGCGATGACGCTCCTATCGTTCGCTTTGTAAATAAAATTTTATTAGACGCAATTAAATCCGGAGCATCCGATGTTCACTTTGAGCCCTACGAAAAACGCTACCGTGTACGGTATCGTACCGATGGTATTCTATTAGAGGTCTCCAGCCCTCCAGTGAATTTGGCTGGTAAAATTGCGGCACGCCTAAAAGTTATGTCGCAAATGGATATTTCTGAGCGTCGTCTTCCTCAAGATGGTCGTATCAAGATGAAGCTTTCAAAAACGAAAGCCATCGACTTCCGCGTCAATACTTTACCCACGTTATGGGGCGAAAAAATCGTACTACGTATCCTTGATCCGTCTTCAGCTAAACTAGGGATTGATGCTTTAGGCTATGAGCCAGAGCAAAAAGATTTGTACTTAAGTGCCTTGGCGAAACCACAAGGTATGATCTTAGTGACCGGACCTACCGGTTCTGGCAAGACGGTTTCGCTCTATACAGGCCTGAATATTTTAAACGTGGAAGGCACCAATATTTCCACGGCAGAAGATCCCGTTGAAATTAACTTGGAAGGTATCAACCAAGTTAACGTGAATGCTCGTGTCGGTCTCGACTTTGCTGCCGCGCTGCGATCCTTCTTACGCCAAGATCCTGATGTGGTCATGGTGGGTGAGATTCGCGATTTGGAAACTGCTCAAATTGCGATTAAAGCCGCACAAACAGGTCACTTAGTGCTGTCTACTCTACACACCAATAGTGCAGCCGAAACACTGACACGTTTGGCCAATATGGGGGTTCCGTCGTTTAATATTGCCACTTCAGTCAGTTTAATTATTGCTCAGCGCTTAGCTCGCCGCCTATGCGTGCACTGTAAAGTCCCCGCAGAAATCCCAGAGCACACACTGAAAGAAGTGGGCTTTACCGATGAATTACTTGCAGACGCCGAAATATTTAAACCAGTGGGTTGTGAGCACTGCAACCATGGCTACAAAGGCCGCGTCGGTATATATGAAGTCGTTCGCGTTACCGATTCGATCTCCCGCATCATCATGGAAGGTGGTAACTCCATTGAAATTTCGGATGCTGCTCGAAAAGAAGGATTTGCCGATTTGCGTACTTCGGCGCTTAAGAAAGTCGCTCAAGGCGTCACTAGCCTAGAAGAAGCAAACCGTGTGACAACCGACTGA
- a CDS encoding pilin: MKLQKGFTLIELMIVIAIIGILASVAIPQYKTYTTRAKTSPELVGGVRPLQLALAEYAASELALPTAATQLVQWQTGEVNNCLGLVKDVTYAYTSATAGVITATTYTTAEKPATECTGAGPADNVELSNKTLIVNVTANANGAVFFAVDAASTVPAKYIPKIGG, from the coding sequence ATGAAATTACAAAAAGGTTTTACCCTGATTGAATTGATGATCGTGATCGCGATTATCGGTATTTTGGCTTCTGTTGCGATTCCGCAGTATAAAACGTACACAACTCGTGCTAAGACCTCACCAGAGTTAGTTGGTGGCGTTCGTCCACTCCAACTTGCACTAGCAGAATATGCAGCAAGTGAACTGGCCTTACCTACAGCAGCTACTCAACTGGTACAATGGCAAACAGGTGAAGTAAACAACTGTTTGGGTCTAGTTAAAGATGTTACATACGCTTATACATCGGCAACAGCAGGTGTTATTACAGCGACCACATACACCACTGCGGAGAAACCTGCGACAGAATGCACCGGTGCCGGCCCAGCAGATAACGTAGAACTATCTAACAAGACATTGATAGTCAACGTGACTGCAAATGCAAATGGAGCGGTATTCTTTGCCGTGGACGCCGCAAGTACAGTTCCAGCGAAATACATTCCTAAAATCGGCGGCTAA
- the nadC gene encoding carboxylating nicotinate-nucleotide diphosphorylase translates to MDLSQHTQDIRTSVTRAIEEDVGSGDITAQLIPAENMAHARIISRERAVVAGQAWVNEVFRQVDPAVSVIWRVSDGQWVRPNQVLFELKGSARSLLTGERCALNFLQSLSGTATLCRHYASLVEGTGVRLLDTRKTLPGLRIAQKYAVTVGGCYNHRVGLYDAFLIKENHIMAAGGINNAVAQAHQIAPGKPVEVEVETMQQLDQAIDAGADIIMLDNFNTDTMREAVEHTRNKTQGRVKLEASGGINTTTLRSYAETGVDFISIGALTKDCKAVDLSMRLIG, encoded by the coding sequence ATGGATCTAAGCCAACACACCCAAGATATTCGCACCTCGGTTACCCGCGCCATCGAAGAAGATGTAGGCAGTGGCGATATCACCGCGCAATTAATTCCCGCAGAAAATATGGCACATGCACGTATCATCTCGCGAGAGCGCGCGGTCGTTGCAGGGCAAGCTTGGGTTAATGAGGTATTTCGTCAGGTTGACCCTGCGGTAAGCGTTATCTGGCGTGTCAGCGATGGCCAATGGGTACGCCCCAACCAAGTGCTATTTGAACTCAAAGGTTCTGCCCGCTCGCTGCTAACGGGTGAACGTTGCGCCCTCAATTTTTTACAAAGCCTATCGGGCACGGCGACCCTTTGCCGTCACTATGCTTCACTCGTAGAAGGTACCGGCGTGCGCTTGTTGGATACACGTAAAACCCTACCGGGTTTGCGCATTGCGCAAAAATACGCAGTGACCGTTGGCGGCTGTTATAACCACCGGGTTGGTTTGTACGATGCCTTCCTCATCAAAGAAAACCACATCATGGCCGCTGGCGGCATTAATAATGCCGTTGCCCAAGCACACCAAATAGCGCCAGGCAAACCGGTGGAAGTCGAAGTGGAAACCATGCAACAGCTTGATCAAGCCATTGATGCTGGTGCTGATATCATCATGCTCGACAACTTCAATACCGATACCATGCGAGAAGCGGTTGAGCATACCCGTAACAAAACCCAAGGCCGCGTAAAACTCGAAGCGTCTGGTGGAATTAACACCACGACATTGCGTAGCTATGCCGAAACCGGTGTGGATTTTATTTCCATTGGTGCACTGACTAAAGATTGTAAGGCCGTAGATTTGTCGATGAGGTTGATTGGTTAA